In the Onychostoma macrolepis isolate SWU-2019 chromosome 09, ASM1243209v1, whole genome shotgun sequence genome, one interval contains:
- the akap17a gene encoding A-kinase anchor protein 17A: protein MTSVVSDTAEAVDLCPEFSLYLKPIAKITVSVALPHLKTPGKSISNWEVMERLKAMVHPEQFSSLRISKSTMDFIRFEGEVENRSAVKRLLAKLDGKSIKLSGFTDVLKIRAVEHKTDFPTRHDWDSFFRDAKDMNETVPGERPDTIHLEGLPCKWFSPKDGVPDRPSEAALRTVFQRFGKIRNVDIPMLDPYREEMTGKNFNTFSFGGHLNFEGYVQYQDHTGFVRAMDSLRGMKLLLKGDDGKAVACSIKVTFDTTKHLSDSSLKKRQQERLKLQELEKQREEQKRREKEEEERRKEEERKQREQEEEEKERKREEKLRKREQKLKEKEEKKTQKKLKKQQEEEQKKLQLKISMEERKLLLAQRNLESIRLIAELLSRAKRLKQQQLEEQQAERRRLQQLEERRRLQEDELRRVEAEKARTLELQRKERELRDKLLGNLLKKSTNTDAVHLDLEICATQTQTQTQTENQHRETSEAKKQEKRKETEADDGRRERRRRRWRRSRSRRRSRSRPRRRRSRRHSHGQSSSSSRSQRESSSRSRSRGRRHSHQRSRRY from the exons ATGACGTCCGTCGTGAGCGACACGGCCGAGGCGGTGGATCTGTGTCCCGAGTTCAGTCTGTACCTCAAACCCATCGCCAAAATCACGGTCAGCGTGGCTCTGCCTCACCTCAAGACGCCCGGCAAGTCCATCTCCAACTGGGAGGTGATGGAGCGCCTGAAGGCCATGGTGCATCCGGAGCAGTTCTCCTCGCTGCGCATCTCCAAGAGCACCATGGACTTCATCCGCTTCGAGGGCGAGGTGGAGAACCGGAGCGCCGTCAAACGCTTGCTGGCCAAGCTGGACGGCAAGAGCATCAAGCTCAGCGGCTTCACAGACGTCCTGAAGATCCGCGCCGTCGAGCACAAAACGGACTTCCCCACCCGCCACGACTGGGACTCCTTCTTCCGAGACGCCAAGGACATGAACGAGACGGTTCCCGGAGAACGGCCGGACACCATTCATCTGGAGGGGCTGCCATGCAAGTGGTTCTCGCCCAAG GACGGCGTTCCCGACAGACCCTCGGAGGCGGCGCTCCGGACGGTTTTCCAGCGCTTCGGGAAGATCCGGAACGTGGATATCCCGATGCTGGATCCGTACCGCGAGGAGATGACCGGGAAGAACTTCAACACCTTCTCGTTCGGAGGACACCTGAACTTCGAGGGCTATGTTCAGTATCAGGACCACACGGGCTTCGTCCGGGCCATGGACTCGCTCCGGGGCATGAAGCTCCTGTTGAAGGGCGATGATGGGAAGGCCGTGGCCTGCAGCATTAAG GTGACGTTCGACACAACTAAACACCTGAGTGATTCGTCGCTGAAGAAGCGTCAGCAGGAGCGGCTGAAGCTGCAGGAGCTGGAGAAACAGAGAGAAGAGCAGAAGCGCCGAGAGAAAGAAGAGGAGGAGCGCCGCAAGGAGGAGGAGAG GAAGCAGCgagagcaggaggaggaggagaaggagaggaagagagaggagAAACTGCGCAAGCGAGAGCAGAAGCTGAAGGAGAAGGAGGAGAAGAAGACGCAGAAGAAGCTGAAGaagcagcaggaggaggagcagAAGAAGCTGCAGCTGAAGATCTCTATGGAGGAGCGCAAGCTGCTTCTGGCGCAGAGGAACCTGGAGTCCATCCGGCTGATCGCAGAGCTGCTCAGCAGAGCCAAG AGGCTGAAGCAGCAGCAGCTGGAGGAGCAGCAGGCGGAGCGCAGACGTCTGCAGCAGCTGGAGGAACGCAGGCGGCTGCAGGAGGACGAGCTGCGCCGCGTCGAGGCCGAGAAAGCACGAACGCTGGAGCTGCAGAGGAAAGAGCGTGAGCTGCGCGACAAACTGCTGGGAAACCTGCTCAAGAAGAGCACCAACACTGACGCCGTCCATCTGGACCTGGAGATCTGCGCCACGCAGACGCAGACGCAGACGCAGACGGAAAACCAGCACAGAGAAACCAGCGAAGCAAAGAAGCAGGAGAAGCGGAAAGAGACTGAAGCAGACGACGGCAGACGTGAACGCAGACGGCGCAGGTGGAGGCGCAGTCGCAGTCGCAGGCGGAGCAGAAGCCGGCCGCGGCGCAGACGCAGCAGGAGACACAGCCACGGCcagagcagcagcagcagccgcAGTCAGAGAGAAAGCAGCAGCCGCAGTCGCAGCCGCGGCCGCAGACACTCGCACCAGCGATCCAGACGATACTGA